One window from the genome of Leptospira ryugenii encodes:
- a CDS encoding rhomboid family intramembrane serine protease: MSGNRQEKAQLFGNPITHPLNVILIINCLVYILQNFADQQLVFRFGLIPDFVLHGAFWQVVTYGFLHSTAYPIPVHLMFNMYGFYMLGTYLIPILGKQKFVLLYALSQLGGGLLVVFSALLNSILGGNIILLDHSNIPTIGASGAVFGLLAVFGELFPQSELLLIVFRIKAKNAIWVSLAIGYAFTILGDSGISNTCHLGGALVGLVFYRMLKDRLPKNQFSYMAGMDWEEEEGPKKSERKPEPNLADLFMDQKKANESLLSKLAHMPDNSIQIKYLQDYQVADANICPPSTYNPEDPICLRCEWLPNCALRRAKG; the protein is encoded by the coding sequence ATGAGCGGCAATCGACAAGAAAAAGCACAACTGTTTGGAAATCCTATCACACACCCACTCAATGTAATCCTCATCATAAACTGCTTAGTGTACATCTTACAAAATTTTGCAGACCAACAACTCGTATTTCGGTTTGGATTGATTCCTGACTTTGTCCTACATGGGGCTTTTTGGCAGGTCGTTACCTACGGATTTTTGCACTCCACTGCTTACCCGATTCCAGTTCACCTCATGTTCAACATGTATGGATTTTATATGTTGGGCACATATCTCATCCCTATCCTTGGCAAACAAAAGTTTGTCCTTCTTTACGCATTATCACAATTAGGTGGCGGTTTGCTAGTTGTTTTTTCTGCTTTGTTAAATTCTATCCTGGGCGGAAATATTATTTTGTTAGATCATTCCAATATTCCTACCATTGGAGCATCAGGTGCCGTCTTTGGTTTGTTAGCTGTCTTTGGAGAATTGTTCCCACAATCTGAACTTCTTCTCATTGTTTTTAGAATTAAAGCAAAGAATGCCATTTGGGTTTCACTGGCTATAGGCTATGCCTTCACCATTCTCGGAGATAGCGGAATTTCGAATACCTGCCATTTGGGTGGAGCCCTTGTCGGATTAGTATTTTACCGTATGCTAAAGGATAGACTCCCCAAAAACCAATTCTCTTATATGGCTGGGATGGATTGGGAAGAGGAGGAAGGCCCAAAAAAATCGGAACGAAAGCCAGAGCCAAATTTAGCTGATCTATTTATGGACCAGAAAAAAGCCAATGAGTCTTTGCTTTCCAAATTGGCCCACATGCCTGACAACTCTATCCAGATCAAGTACTTGCAAGATTACCAGGTTGCGGATGCGAACATCTGCCCTCCTTCTACGTATAACCCCGAAGATCCCATCTGCCTACGCTGTGAATGGCTACCAAATTGTGCTTTAAGAAGGGCGAAAGGATAA
- a CDS encoding Crp/Fnr family transcriptional regulator codes for MDDHQIPDCFDCDYKNHNVLLCATHETISRINAEKGFKIFQKGEHLFHSGEPADGFYFIKSGLVRTFAHLPSGKEQTFALKNSGDWVGFRDCISESRFNHDAVAMEETHACFVASSLIETLVHDDASFQKEVFRQMAKEWREAEEQVVSLGTKQVHEKVAEILLVLNNAQGNRGQVELKITRDILASLIGTKTETLVRALSDLKARDFIAIEKNKIDILNREALYSLSKIA; via the coding sequence ATGGATGATCATCAAATACCAGATTGTTTTGATTGTGATTACAAAAATCACAATGTGCTACTTTGTGCGACCCACGAGACCATTTCTAGGATCAACGCAGAAAAAGGCTTCAAGATCTTCCAAAAGGGAGAGCATCTCTTCCATTCTGGGGAGCCTGCCGATGGCTTTTATTTCATCAAATCTGGTCTCGTGCGCACCTTTGCCCACCTTCCCTCGGGCAAAGAACAGACCTTTGCTCTTAAGAACTCGGGTGATTGGGTAGGCTTTCGGGATTGCATTTCGGAAAGCAGATTCAACCACGATGCGGTTGCTATGGAGGAGACCCATGCTTGTTTTGTTGCCTCTAGCCTCATCGAAACTCTCGTACACGACGATGCGAGCTTCCAAAAGGAAGTCTTCCGCCAGATGGCCAAAGAGTGGCGGGAAGCAGAGGAGCAGGTTGTCTCTTTAGGAACCAAACAGGTTCACGAGAAGGTTGCTGAGATCTTGCTCGTTCTGAATAACGCACAGGGAAACCGAGGGCAGGTGGAACTCAAAATCACGCGAGACATCCTCGCCTCTCTCATTGGGACCAAGACAGAAACCCTTGTCCGCGCACTTTCGGACTTGAAAGCCAGAGACTTTATTGCGATCGAAAAAAACAAAATCGACATTCTGAACAGAGAGGCCTTGTATTCACTCTCAAAAATTGCGTAA
- a CDS encoding enoyl-CoA hydratase/isomerase family protein yields MTSLFKPKQFQYLEIEETEGGKIISLFLHNPESRNAMTWKMGEEFSQAIEIIRKSKTPPRVVILSGRNAVFCAGGDLNLLRSFSEKTYSQNKRDMRKFYSFFLSVRKLPCPIIAAVNGHAIGAGLSLAFACDLRIFAKEGKFSFNFVRLGIHPGMGSSYLAPELLGKALGVRLLVTGETFGGAEALQWGLASEVHPKENVYEKAYQYAVSLVEAAPLALQELKKNLYDERALDQALKKEAKSQAKNFLSEDFRETLTSVREKRNPIFLGR; encoded by the coding sequence ATGACATCGCTATTTAAACCCAAACAATTCCAATACTTAGAAATCGAGGAAACAGAAGGTGGAAAGATCATTTCCCTCTTCTTACACAACCCAGAGTCTCGGAACGCCATGACTTGGAAGATGGGCGAGGAATTTTCGCAAGCCATCGAAATCATCCGTAAGTCCAAAACTCCTCCGAGAGTTGTAATCCTTTCTGGACGGAATGCTGTCTTTTGTGCGGGAGGAGATTTGAACTTGCTCAGATCCTTCTCCGAAAAAACATACTCGCAAAACAAACGTGATATGAGGAAATTTTATAGTTTTTTCTTGTCCGTGAGAAAACTCCCTTGTCCCATCATTGCGGCGGTAAACGGGCACGCCATCGGCGCCGGTCTCTCCCTCGCCTTTGCCTGCGATTTGCGGATTTTTGCGAAGGAAGGGAAGTTCTCCTTTAACTTTGTGCGCTTAGGTATCCACCCAGGTATGGGCAGTAGTTACCTGGCACCAGAGCTTCTTGGAAAAGCATTGGGAGTTCGTTTGCTCGTGACGGGAGAAACATTCGGGGGAGCGGAGGCTTTACAATGGGGTCTAGCCTCAGAAGTGCATCCCAAGGAAAACGTGTATGAAAAAGCCTACCAATATGCAGTCAGCTTAGTGGAGGCGGCTCCTTTGGCTCTTCAGGAATTGAAAAAAAATCTATACGACGAAAGGGCTCTCGACCAAGCCTTAAAAAAAGAGGCAAAGTCTCAGGCAAAGAATTTCCTCTCCGAAGACTTCCGCGAAACGTTAACAAGCGTTCGCGAAAAGAGAAACCCCATATTTCTTGGGAGATGA
- a CDS encoding DUF1577 domain-containing protein, with protein sequence MAIGRTDTMQELITILESYFEETIIGSDVNIVKHLFYYLKADNREFEFIYEEEPLIAAVEDIQTSTVMLTIPDFVEKGSRRARVRFEVMNINYQFEVVINDIHHDRIIIRTPTELQSYQLRTNKRIPVDDLFMNFIILFRSLAGGSREVGKNLYAESRFPNLMKEIRRDRPDLKLLNLILTEAIQKVSKDYDIVFFKDADFQTDAEKFLENAIRETGKTFYVADCNSIDSYIKEYKSDVLFSFSWEYQSMCNEIGEELAFEFFETIRKNESRNFFVSYVIAPIRLYDDVVGYIKAYSTAMDRFTIAPTQAMYVHELSEIISYAFTKVAIQVGSFETMQSTTRVVDISLDGLLFEIHDRRLFQYLKRHNIIKMFIPLRRERMLILRGEIIRFLDRGDYFHLGVNYFSAAPDDLLYLEEFLFEKSMKILSE encoded by the coding sequence ATGGCGATCGGCAGAACAGACACGATGCAGGAATTGATCACAATTCTTGAATCTTATTTTGAAGAGACTATCATCGGTTCTGATGTCAACATCGTTAAACACCTGTTTTATTATCTAAAAGCAGATAATCGTGAGTTTGAATTCATTTATGAGGAAGAGCCACTCATTGCTGCAGTTGAGGATATCCAAACAAGTACGGTAATGTTAACCATTCCTGACTTTGTAGAGAAAGGATCGAGAAGAGCAAGAGTTCGATTCGAAGTGATGAATATCAACTATCAATTTGAGGTAGTGATCAACGATATCCATCACGATAGAATCATCATTCGTACTCCTACAGAATTACAGAGTTACCAACTCAGGACCAATAAAAGAATTCCCGTAGATGACCTTTTCATGAATTTTATCATACTATTTCGATCATTAGCTGGTGGATCGCGGGAAGTCGGTAAAAATCTTTATGCTGAAAGTAGATTTCCCAATTTAATGAAAGAAATTAGGAGAGATCGACCAGATTTAAAATTACTCAATTTAATTCTCACAGAGGCAATCCAAAAAGTATCCAAAGATTACGATATTGTCTTTTTTAAAGATGCAGATTTTCAAACCGATGCGGAGAAGTTTTTAGAAAATGCAATCAGAGAAACAGGAAAAACGTTTTATGTAGCAGATTGCAACTCTATCGATTCTTATATTAAAGAATACAAAAGCGATGTATTGTTCAGTTTTTCCTGGGAATACCAATCGATGTGTAATGAAATCGGAGAGGAATTGGCTTTCGAGTTTTTTGAAACAATACGAAAGAATGAATCAAGGAACTTTTTTGTATCCTATGTAATTGCACCGATACGATTATATGATGATGTTGTCGGCTATATAAAGGCCTACTCCACCGCAATGGATCGTTTCACCATTGCTCCAACTCAAGCAATGTATGTCCATGAATTGAGTGAAATTATTAGTTATGCATTCACAAAGGTTGCGATTCAAGTTGGGAGCTTTGAAACCATGCAAAGCACCACTAGGGTTGTGGACATTTCTTTAGATGGTTTGCTATTTGAAATCCATGATAGAAGGTTATTTCAATACTTAAAACGTCACAACATTATCAAAATGTTTATTCCTCTGCGTCGAGAGAGAATGTTAATCCTTCGGGGAGAAATCATACGATTTTTAGATAGAGGTGATTACTTCCATCTGGGTGTGAATTATTTTAGTGCTGCCCCAGATGACCTCTTGTATTTAGAAGAATTTTTGTTTGAGAAAAGTATGAAAATACTATCGGAGTAG
- a CDS encoding tetratricopeptide repeat protein — MRAFAYLIPFFFLLPFSFLFAQAAEGQLAFAFRSQGSLNPSRMIIVGDVVGVEKASYFEADKHKIAAELQVDTRPDTVTIKVQSDKGLRPGQTLYLLEKNSDHRTYRDGNIVGEITVKSVFKTTFFGWQVRGEGYLRLIEDRPVSAALPLDTTKYEEAVLFKKQGDYFVAKGKMDEAIRMYKKSISLDTKYPDSHFALGKVHWLDGEGYVSAANEFNLAWKNKERFSNQQEKMIFLLEYMRFLLYYYKIELKENPNTFKILPEVAKETRISDPKNFEAWLYSFEISFLQFKRASNMASGIDNRKEMERLREEAQSHLDKALSIKKSDYYLHKLACEFYHSRLKDATNDKERLDYRTKLIDHGKLLRIYNTGDSEIPDELLDAIRRAEKEAGLLR; from the coding sequence GTGAGAGCTTTTGCTTACTTGATTCCTTTCTTTTTTCTCCTACCGTTTTCCTTTCTATTTGCGCAAGCGGCGGAGGGACAGCTGGCCTTTGCCTTTCGAAGCCAAGGGAGTCTTAACCCGAGTCGTATGATCATTGTGGGTGATGTCGTGGGAGTAGAAAAGGCTAGTTACTTTGAAGCTGATAAACATAAAATTGCAGCAGAGCTCCAGGTCGATACTAGACCAGATACCGTAACCATAAAAGTGCAAAGCGATAAGGGCCTAAGGCCTGGACAAACGCTCTACTTGCTAGAAAAAAATTCAGACCACAGAACCTACCGAGACGGAAACATTGTTGGAGAAATCACTGTTAAATCGGTTTTTAAGACAACCTTTTTTGGCTGGCAGGTAAGAGGGGAAGGTTACCTAAGATTGATCGAGGACCGCCCAGTATCTGCAGCACTCCCTCTTGACACGACCAAATATGAAGAAGCTGTTTTGTTTAAAAAGCAAGGTGATTATTTTGTTGCTAAAGGCAAAATGGATGAAGCAATCCGAATGTACAAAAAGTCTATTTCTTTGGACACAAAGTATCCAGACTCGCATTTTGCTTTGGGTAAAGTACACTGGTTAGATGGAGAAGGATATGTTTCAGCTGCCAATGAATTTAACCTAGCATGGAAGAATAAAGAAAGATTTTCCAACCAACAGGAAAAAATGATTTTTCTCTTAGAGTATATGCGATTCTTGTTATACTATTACAAAATAGAATTAAAAGAAAATCCCAATACCTTCAAAATACTTCCTGAAGTTGCAAAAGAAACAAGGATTTCCGATCCAAAGAACTTTGAGGCTTGGTTGTATAGTTTTGAAATTTCTTTTCTTCAATTTAAAAGAGCAAGCAACATGGCATCGGGTATTGACAATCGAAAGGAGATGGAGCGCTTACGTGAGGAAGCACAATCACACTTAGATAAAGCTTTGAGCATCAAAAAATCTGACTATTATCTACATAAGTTGGCCTGCGAATTTTACCACTCGAGATTAAAAGACGCAACAAATGATAAAGAACGTTTGGACTACCGAACAAAGTTAATCGATCATGGCAAACTGTTGAGAATCTATAACACAGGTGATTCTGAGATTCCAGACGAGCTTCTAGATGCGATTAGAAGAGCAGAAAAAGAAGCCGGCCTACTCCGATAG
- a CDS encoding aminotransferase class I/II-fold pyridoxal phosphate-dependent enzyme produces MANFWSEIQSDLSHIISKHLYRKPYPIANLDFCSNDYLGLSKHPELLQAMHQNLDQLGAGSTAARLVRGHRTEIDDFEAEFSQFIHSEDSLFVANGFIANMGLIDTIADSQTYVFTDRLNHASILDGIRISGAKKKYFHHLDCNHLEEQLEKLEASPSEKSKRKIIVSETLFSMDGDSPNLKKLLFLKQKYSCVLVLDEAHALGVYGPEGKGKIFSELTESEIKEIDFRVYTLGKAFGLEGGMISTTRLGKEYLTNRMRSFIYSTAPLPLIPASGRISLQLVRRADKERKHLHLISQTLRTGLKEIGCELTNTESHIIPILFRDEEETLTFSRKLKDMGFDVRAIRPPTVPSPRLRISLNSGITEEQIAYFLKICRDLKQKI; encoded by the coding sequence ATGGCAAATTTTTGGTCAGAGATACAATCTGATTTATCTCATATCATATCCAAACATCTTTATAGAAAGCCATATCCAATTGCTAATTTAGATTTTTGTTCCAATGATTATTTAGGTTTATCAAAACATCCAGAGTTACTGCAAGCTATGCACCAAAACTTGGATCAATTGGGTGCAGGTTCAACAGCTGCCCGTTTGGTGAGGGGTCATCGAACTGAGATTGATGATTTTGAAGCTGAGTTTTCACAGTTCATTCATTCAGAAGATTCACTCTTTGTAGCCAATGGATTCATAGCAAATATGGGTCTAATCGATACAATCGCAGATTCACAAACCTATGTTTTTACTGATCGACTCAACCATGCCTCTATTTTAGATGGAATCCGAATATCAGGAGCAAAGAAAAAATACTTCCACCACCTAGATTGTAATCACCTCGAGGAACAATTGGAAAAACTCGAAGCGTCTCCTTCAGAAAAAAGCAAAAGAAAGATCATAGTCTCTGAGACTTTATTCAGTATGGATGGAGATTCTCCTAATTTAAAAAAACTTTTGTTTCTCAAACAGAAATATTCATGTGTACTTGTGTTAGACGAAGCACATGCTCTTGGTGTTTATGGTCCTGAAGGTAAGGGAAAGATCTTTTCGGAGCTTACTGAAAGTGAGATCAAAGAGATTGACTTCCGAGTTTATACTCTAGGAAAAGCCTTTGGCTTAGAAGGCGGAATGATTTCCACAACACGGTTAGGCAAAGAGTACCTTACAAATCGTATGCGATCCTTTATCTACAGCACTGCTCCTCTCCCTTTAATCCCAGCCAGCGGACGCATAAGTTTGCAATTGGTAAGGCGGGCAGACAAAGAAAGAAAACACCTACATCTGATCTCGCAGACCTTACGTACGGGCTTGAAAGAGATAGGTTGTGAACTCACGAACACTGAGTCCCATATCATCCCTATCTTATTCCGAGATGAGGAAGAAACACTCACTTTCTCTAGAAAACTAAAGGATATGGGCTTTGACGTAAGAGCAATTCGGCCACCCACAGTACCAAGTCCCCGTTTAAGAATTAGCTTAAACTCTGGCATTACGGAAGAGCAAATCGCCTATTTTTTGAAAATTTGCCGAGACCTGAAACAAAAAATCTAA
- a CDS encoding DMT family protein: protein MLTIILLIFSNIFMTFAWYGHLKYLKNHQMIAVIFISWGIAFFEYVLMVPANRIGYTEYKFAGFQLKILQELITLIVFIVFAIFVLGEKIKWNYIVSFICLFLAVLFAFAFNNESNS from the coding sequence ATGCTGACAATCATTCTCCTTATTTTTTCCAACATCTTTATGACCTTTGCCTGGTATGGGCATTTAAAATATCTAAAAAACCACCAAATGATAGCAGTGATTTTTATCTCGTGGGGGATCGCATTTTTTGAATATGTTCTGATGGTGCCTGCCAACCGTATTGGCTATACGGAATACAAATTCGCTGGCTTTCAACTTAAAATCTTACAGGAATTGATAACTCTTATCGTCTTTATTGTTTTTGCTATTTTTGTTCTTGGAGAAAAGATTAAATGGAATTACATCGTTAGCTTTATTTGTTTATTCTTAGCTGTCCTCTTTGCCTTTGCCTTCAACAATGAATCAAACAGCTAA
- a CDS encoding phosphopantothenoylcysteine decarboxylase domain-containing protein, whose product MASFKKIIITSGPTREWIDPVRYISNASSGKMGFHIAKHCLTKNIPEVVYIHGITMEAYSKVPGAKNLSVETTIQMRDQVLTELTHDSLLIMAAAPADFRPIMTAEHKIKKENSSGTKKGLLLELEENPDILMQASEYVNSQNLQNVLRVGFAAETQLLKEHALGKIKKKNIQWIVGNYVGQGKGFGEADSTITIFNALGPQKEIGPLPKEQLASQLVDFLLAV is encoded by the coding sequence ATGGCATCCTTTAAAAAAATCATCATAACATCTGGCCCTACGCGTGAGTGGATCGACCCTGTCCGTTATATATCCAATGCCTCTTCTGGAAAGATGGGTTTTCACATTGCAAAACATTGCCTAACAAAAAACATCCCAGAAGTTGTTTATATCCATGGGATCACCATGGAGGCATATTCTAAAGTTCCTGGTGCAAAGAATCTATCTGTCGAAACCACGATACAAATGCGAGACCAGGTGTTGACAGAGCTCACACATGATAGCCTGCTAATCATGGCTGCGGCTCCTGCAGACTTTCGGCCGATCATGACGGCAGAGCACAAGATCAAAAAAGAAAATTCCTCTGGCACAAAGAAAGGTTTACTACTCGAGCTTGAAGAAAATCCAGATATTTTGATGCAAGCATCTGAATATGTGAACAGCCAAAACCTACAGAATGTACTGAGGGTTGGTTTTGCGGCTGAGACCCAATTGTTAAAGGAGCACGCTCTAGGAAAAATTAAAAAAAAGAACATCCAATGGATAGTTGGCAATTATGTAGGTCAGGGGAAAGGCTTTGGTGAAGCTGATTCCACGATTACAATTTTTAATGCTTTGGGACCACAAAAAGAAATAGGCCCACTCCCCAAGGAGCAACTTGCCTCTCAGCTTGTGGATTTTTTGTTAGCTGTTTGA
- a CDS encoding flavoprotein: MTKEIIIAVSGSIAAYKTCDLVRSLSKKSLPVRVIMTKHATEFVGKITFEALTGKEVRIDEFDTGMAHIEIKNIASVFAVVPASANIIGKLANGIADDLVTSTYLANTSPVLIAPSMNPGMYMHPAVQRNLKILESDGVHIVRPDKGIVVCGDEGYGKLASIEQIESEIISLHQKQIS; this comes from the coding sequence ATGACAAAAGAAATCATAATTGCTGTTAGTGGGTCAATTGCGGCCTATAAAACTTGTGATTTAGTGAGAAGTCTCTCTAAAAAATCTTTACCTGTTCGCGTGATCATGACAAAACATGCAACTGAATTTGTGGGCAAAATTACATTTGAAGCCCTTACAGGCAAAGAAGTAAGGATTGATGAGTTTGATACTGGCATGGCTCATATAGAAATCAAAAATATTGCTTCTGTGTTTGCTGTTGTACCTGCATCCGCAAACATTATAGGCAAATTAGCAAATGGTATTGCGGATGATTTAGTTACTTCCACGTATTTGGCCAACACAAGTCCGGTGCTCATCGCTCCATCTATGAATCCTGGGATGTATATGCATCCAGCTGTCCAACGAAATTTAAAAATTTTGGAATCAGACGGTGTGCATATTGTACGTCCAGATAAAGGCATTGTCGTCTGTGGCGATGAAGGTTATGGAAAACTAGCAAGTATCGAGCAGATAGAATCAGAAATCATATCCTTGCACCAAAAACAGATTAGTTGA
- a CDS encoding hemolysin family protein encodes MEFLGIFLILSLVFINGFFVAAEFAMVSLRPSRLEELVKENRSMALLTKKAITKLDDMLSVCQVGITIASLLLGWIGEEIFSRIIINTFLLFQFPVDPVTIHSIAIAFAFGFITLFHVILGELVPKTLAIQNTESIALGVAFPMWVFYYLFFPVTFVMNRLSGGVLTLFRLQRTGDKYVHSAEELMIIIEEQRKQGRIDNEEMRLIQKTFDFSEHTAKDVMTHRLSIVGISQDSTIDKMLPLIAEHNFSRYPVYDQTLDKITGIVHVQKYLKWQAEHMTSKGKKEKITAIMEKHFALVPESMSIERVMKKLREKKQHMAIVIDEYGGVAGLLTLEDIIEEFFGEIRDETDTDENDVPLVKKSKTIVLDGETEIDSLMYILEGEEPDDLQEVRTIAGFFLDKNEDMPKEGSTIKIKRGTLKVKKMEGNKIVSISFTPKGDISQEEESEVERESSLEDR; translated from the coding sequence GTGGAATTTTTAGGCATTTTCCTCATCCTCTCACTTGTCTTCATTAACGGCTTCTTTGTAGCGGCTGAATTTGCAATGGTTTCGCTTAGGCCCTCCCGTTTGGAAGAGCTAGTGAAAGAAAATCGTTCCATGGCCTTGCTCACAAAAAAGGCTATCACCAAACTAGATGATATGTTATCTGTTTGTCAGGTTGGGATAACGATCGCTAGTCTTTTGTTAGGTTGGATTGGGGAAGAGATTTTTAGCAGAATCATCATCAATACTTTTTTACTCTTTCAGTTTCCTGTTGATCCCGTTACAATTCATAGCATAGCGATAGCTTTTGCATTTGGATTTATTACTCTTTTTCACGTAATCCTAGGTGAGCTTGTTCCAAAGACCCTCGCGATTCAAAATACAGAAAGTATTGCCCTGGGTGTTGCATTTCCGATGTGGGTTTTTTATTATCTTTTTTTCCCGGTGACCTTCGTCATGAATCGGCTGTCTGGTGGAGTGCTCACATTGTTTCGACTGCAAAGGACAGGAGATAAATATGTTCATTCTGCGGAAGAACTTATGATCATTATCGAGGAGCAAAGGAAACAGGGACGTATTGATAATGAAGAGATGCGTTTAATCCAGAAGACCTTTGATTTTTCAGAACACACTGCAAAAGATGTAATGACGCATAGGCTTTCCATAGTTGGTATTTCGCAAGATTCTACAATTGATAAAATGTTGCCTCTGATTGCGGAACACAATTTCTCTCGATATCCAGTTTATGACCAAACTTTAGATAAAATTACGGGCATTGTTCATGTTCAAAAGTACTTGAAGTGGCAAGCAGAACACATGACCAGTAAAGGTAAAAAAGAAAAGATAACAGCGATTATGGAAAAGCATTTTGCTCTAGTTCCAGAATCAATGTCTATCGAAAGAGTCATGAAGAAACTCCGAGAGAAAAAACAACACATGGCCATTGTGATCGATGAATATGGTGGTGTAGCGGGGCTTTTGACTTTGGAAGATATCATCGAAGAATTTTTTGGTGAAATTCGCGATGAGACAGATACTGATGAAAATGATGTGCCGCTTGTCAAAAAATCTAAAACAATTGTTTTGGATGGCGAAACTGAAATCGACAGTCTCATGTATATATTGGAAGGCGAGGAGCCTGACGATTTGCAAGAGGTGAGGACCATAGCAGGTTTTTTCTTGGATAAAAATGAGGACATGCCAAAAGAAGGCAGTACCATAAAAATCAAACGTGGTACTTTAAAGGTAAAGAAAATGGAAGGAAACAAAATTGTATCCATTTCCTTTACACCGAAGGGTGATATCTCACAGGAAGAAGAATCCGAGGTTGAGAGAGAATCTTCTTTGGAGGATCGCTGA